Proteins from a single region of Macaca fascicularis isolate 582-1 chromosome 5, T2T-MFA8v1.1:
- the LOC102122430 gene encoding ubiquitin-conjugating enzyme E2 D2-like has product MALKRIHKELNDLAWDLPAQCSAGLVGEDMFHWQVTIMGPNDSPYQGGVFFLTIHFPTDYPFKPPKVAFTRIYHPNINSNGSICLDILRSQWSPALTISKVLLSICSLLCDPNPDDPLVPEIARIYKTDREKYNRIAREWTQKYAM; this is encoded by the exons ATGGCTCTGAAGAGAATCCACAAGGAATTGAATGATCTGGCATGGGACCTTCCAGCACAGTGTTCAGCAGGTCTTGTTGGAGAAGATATGTTCCACTGGCAAGTTACAATAATGGGGCCAAATGACAGTCCCTATCAGGGTGGAGTATTTTTCTTGACAATTCATTTCCCAACAGATTACCCCTTCAAACCACCTAAGGTTGCATTTACAAGAATTTATCATCCAAATATTAACAGTAATGGCAGCATTTGTCTTGATATTCTACGGTCACAGTGGTCTCcagcact CACTATTTCAAAAGTACTCTTGTCCATCTGTTCTCTGTTGTGTGATCCCAATCCAGATGATCCTTTAGTGCCTGAGATTGCTCGGATCTACAAAACAGATAGAGAAAAGTACAACAGAATAGCTCGGGAATGGACTCAGAAGTATGCgatgtaa